TGCTTGTACTGCGGTCAGTACTCCTCATGTTCACCTGGccagagagaatgagaaaaagcTTGTAGAGATGAAGAGGTGGTAAATGATAGTTTTCCCTTCCTTCAGCTGACTTCCCCAGCAGCCTCCTCAGCGCCCCCTTCACCTCCTTGTTCCTCAGAGTGTAAATGAGAGGGTTCACCATGGGTGTGACCACAGAGTAGAAGAGGGAAATGAATTTGTCCTGGTTGCTGGTCTTAGCTGGAAGCAGATACCCATAGATAACTGAGCCATAAAAGAGGAGTACCACCACCAGATAAGAGAGGCACGTGTTAAAGGTCTTTCTCTGTCCCTTGGCCGAGTGGATCTTCAGCACTGCCTGAGCTATGTAGCAGTAGGAGATCAGGATGATGCTTAATGGGACAGTGGTGAAGAAGGTTCAGACACCATTGAGCACAGCCTCATTGAGACTTGTGTCTCCACAGGCTAGTTTGATCATGGCGGGCACCTCACACAGGAAGCTGTCCACCCTCTGGTGCCCTCACAAATGGAGCTGCAGAGTGAAGGTTGACTGGACCACAGAGTTGCCCAAGCCACCCACCCAGGCAATggcagccagcagccagcagaGCTGGGGGTTCATGATGGTGGTGTAGTGCAGGGGCCAGCACACTGCGACATAGTAGTCAAATGCCATCACCAACAGCAGGATGCACTCAGTAGCCCCTAGCCAGAGGAAAACATTGAGTTGGGTCACACAGCCACCATAGCTGATGGTCTTGTCTGATCCCCACAAGATGATCAGCACTTGGGGGACTGAGCTAGTAGTAAAAGCAAGATGCAGGGAGGAGAGGTTGCTGAGGAAGAAGTACATGGGTGTGTGGAGCCGGGCATCCAGGCTGGAAAGCAGGATCATGGTTGAGTTCCCAACAAGGGTCAGCAAGTAGGAGAAGAGGATGACTACAAAAAAGATTATCTCCAGCTGGGGATGGTCAGATACACCCATCAGAATAAAGCTCTCCAAGGAGCTGCTGTTGGCCCTTTCCATCTCTGGTTGCCTTCAGTCACTCGAGGAATCTGTCCAGGGACAACCAGGAGTAAAGCAAGTGAAGAAGCTACTGGATTGGGTGGATCTGCATCAGTGCAGGTCTGATGTCACCGACCTTTGTAGTTAAGTaccaatttaaattttatgattGCAAGGTTTCATTGCAATCGCCAAACACTGTCAGTCCTACAATGAATGGAAACTTTAATCCATCTGAATATCAACATGAGCTATCACAAAATG
This region of Phocoena phocoena chromosome 15, mPhoPho1.1, whole genome shotgun sequence genomic DNA includes:
- the OR2C1 gene encoding LOW QUALITY PROTEIN: olfactory receptor 2C1 (The sequence of the model RefSeq protein was modified relative to this genomic sequence to represent the inferred CDS: substituted 2 bases at 2 genomic stop codons) — protein: MERANSSSLESFILMGVSDHPQLEIIFFVVILFSYLLTLVGNSTMILLSSLDARLHTPMYFFLSNLSSLHLAFTTSSVPQVLIILWGSDKTISYGGCVTQLNVFLWLGATECILLLVMAFDYYVAVCWPLHYTTIMNPQLCWLLAAIAWVGGLGNSVVQSTFTLQLHLXGHQRVDSFLCEVPAMIKLACGDTSLNEAVLNGVXTFFTTVPLSIILISYCYIAQAVLKIHSAKGQRKTFNTCLSYLVVVLLFYGSVIYGYLLPAKTSNQDKFISLFYSVVTPMVNPLIYTLRNKEVKGALRRLLGKSAEGRENYHLPPLHLYKLFLILSGQPLRIRQAFWKSRPAPRQLQAARSGKFDQCALKGAEPFTLVLYVNKTLVHRGPIASLSRAEDEQQDCEEAGADDGESEGSPVMVSAMTWAQSHPGPQESWLFPN